In one Diprion similis isolate iyDipSimi1 chromosome 6, iyDipSimi1.1, whole genome shotgun sequence genomic region, the following are encoded:
- the LOC124407038 gene encoding tubulin alpha-1 chain-like: MREVLSIHIGQGGVQMGNACWELYCLEHGIQPDGMLPPQTCTNDEGFQTFFSETGGGKYVPRAVFLDLEPTVIDEVRTGTYHQLFHPEQLISGKEDAANNYARGHYTLGKELIELVLDRIRKTADMCAGLQGFLIFHAFGGGTGSGFTSLLMERLSVDYGKKAKLEFAIYPSPQISTAVVEPYNAILTTHTTLEHSDCAFLVDNEAIYDICRRNLDIERPTYTNLNRLIGQIVSSITASLRFDGALNVDLTEFQTNLVPYPRIHFPLATYAPIVSVEKAYHEQLTVMELTSACFEPANQMVKCDPRKGKYMACCMLYRGDVVPKDVNASIAAIKTKRTIQFVDWCPTGFKVGINYQPPTVVPGGDLAKVQRAMAMLANTTAIAEAWTRLNRKFDLMFSKRAFVHWYVAESMDETEFNEAREDLAALEKDYEEVGMDSAEGGEGGDEN, encoded by the exons ATG CGTGAGGTGCTTTCAATCCACATTGGCCAGGGGGGCGTCCAGATGGGAAATGCATGCTGGGAGCTCTATTGTCTGGAGCACGGAATTCAGCCCGACGGTATGCTGCCCCCTCAAACATGCACCAACGATGAGGGATTCCAGACCTTCTTCAGCGAGACCGGAGGCGGCAAGTACGTGCCCCGAGCAGTCTTCCTCGACTTGGAGCCCACCGTCATCG ACGAAGTCCGTACTGGGACGTACCACCAGCTGTTCCACCCGGAGCAATTGATCTCGGGAAAGGAGGACGCCGCGAATAATTACGCCCGAGGTCACTACACCCTTGGCAAGGAACTAATCGAACTAGTACTGGACCGGATCCGGAAGACGGCTGATATGTGTGCCGGTCTTCAAGGTTTTCTGATATTTCACGCCTTCGGCGGAGGAACTGGGTCCGGGTTCACATCCCTACTAATGGAGCGACTCTCCGTCGACTACGGAAAGAAGGCAAAGTTGGAATTCGCTATCTATCCCTCGCCTCAGATCTCGACTGCTGTCGTCGAGCCTTACAACGCAATCCTGACAACACACACGACCCTGGAACATTCTGACTGTGCGTTTCTGGTCGACAACGAAGCCATATATGACATTTGTCGGCGGAACCTTGACATCGAGAGACCGACCTACACGAACTTGAACAGACTGATAGGTCAGATAGTGTCATCGATCACGGCGTCGCTCCGGTTTGACGGGGCTCTAAACGTCGACCTGACGGAGTTTCAGACAAACCTGGTGCCGTACCCTCGCATCCACTTTCCCCTGGCGACGTACGCGCCAATCGTGTCAGTGGAGAAGGCCTACCATGAGCAACTCACCGTCATGGAACTAACCTCGGCCTGTTTCGAACCCGCTAATCAGATGGTGAAGTGCGACCCGAGGAAGGGGAAGTACATGGCCTGCTGCATGCTCTACAGAGGTGACGTCGTGCCCAAGGACGTGAACGCATCCATTGCGGCGATCAAGACCAAGCGAACCATCCAGTTCGTTGATTGGTGTCCAACTGGGTTCAAGGTTGGAATCAATTACCAACCACCGACCGTTGTACCGGGTGGTGATCTGGCCAAGGTGCAGAGAGCCATGGCTATGCTCGCCAACACCACAGCCATCGCGGAAGCATGGACCAGACTGAACAGGAAGTTCGATCTAATGTTCAGCAAACGAGCTTTCGTGCACTG GTACGTCGCGGAAAGCATGGACGAGACCGAGTTTAACGAAGCTCGAGAGGATCTCGCGGCCCTTGAAAAGGATTACGAAGAGGTGGGCATGGATTCTGCGGAGGGCGGTGAAGGCGGAGATGAGAACTGA
- the LOC124407500 gene encoding dihydropteridine reductase isoform X2, producing the protein MRENDLADANVIVPSNATWEEQENQILSQIKELLKGEKLDGVICVAGGWAGGNAASKDYVKNSDLMWKQSVWSSVIASSIAAHHLKQGGFLTLTGAKPALEGTPGMIGYGMAKAAVHQLTKSLANEGSGLPKDSLVATILPVTLDTPMNRKWMPDADTSTWTPLEFVAGLFFKWGQNQDRPSNGSLLQLITRNNQTELITV; encoded by the exons ATGAGAGAGAATGACCTCGCAGATGCCAACGTTATCGTCCCATCTAACGCAACATGGGAGGAACAG GAAAATCAGATCTTGTCGCAAATTAAAGAACTTCTGAAAGGAGAGAAGCTGGACGGTGTTATTTGCGTGGCAGGTGGCTGGGCCGGTGGTAATGCAGCAAGCAAagattatgtaaaaaatagtGATTTGATGTGGAAGCAAAGCGTCTGGAGTTCGGTAATTGCCTCTAGTATTGCTGCTCACCATTTGAAACAGGGAGGTTTCCTAACGCTGACTGGTGCCAAGCCTGCGCTTGAGGGAACACCTG GTATGATTGGGTATGGAATGGCCAAGGCTGCTGTTCACCAATTGACAAAATCATTGGCTAATGAAGGGAGCGGTCTTCCTAAGGATTCTCTCGTTGCCACAATTTTACCTGTCACACTAGATACTCCTATGAACAGGAAGTGGATGCCAGATGCTGATACGTCAACGTGGACGCCACTAGAATTTGTAGCAGG gctatttttcaaatgGGGTCAAAATCAGGACAGACCGTCAAATGGAAGTCTTTTGCAGCTGATTACCAGgaacaatcaaacggaattAATAACTgtctaa
- the LOC124406926 gene encoding uncharacterized protein LOC124406926, with amino-acid sequence MRWDTCISVLLVAAAVAETLCNDVASDLPIEKREKRQLSLGSLTQTLGGSNRRNSNSNSNRGRTRTSDRMTNSDYRDEQNTPDLHAGDNASGRQILGVQARPLSTGTLNNLGGTMGISLGIQTGGLGISGNVLGLGGGTQNSGSGGGGQQNSAQNDPYNNRPNYQARPQPNGGQGPQGPESGRPQPGEGRPPGHQGRPGNNPPGLQGGRPPGRPNQGFGPSGRPEDRPGRPDQGFGPPGEPGERPGSYNNARPGESNGFQNSRPGDGGSGQPGGRPGERPGDYQGFQNGRPGDETQGLQGGEYNNRPGESQGFQNGRPDQDRIETSGQRLRPGEETQGYQNNRPGGESQGQRGQNVDQQRPGQQNYNRPITENSGNQNSRPGQNNAGRPGETTNSQQNNGNNAQQSGSQNRDEDRINPYNAVSTESQPQSNQGQGNKKCRGNQYTCQNRECVPRNARCNGINECQDGSDENNCYSGQNRPDQGSSSDYTTAAPTGSAHPSATSGCILPEQPTGGRYELDSCKRPCVPTPGSTVALSSFLTYSCNEGYNLKGNNVSFCHNKAWYLPPTCVKTCSPLKSNSVDIICKLDGAIVSCESNISPGTKATLACKHSYKLPLADDPVYRDLTCLEEGVWDRTLFRCLPECGTAVAHGNTLIVNGFTAKLGVFPWHVGIYQRTSAGSYMQICAGTLISPVLVISAAHCFYDDTVNEVEDASNYAVAAGKHYRSYNAHEKYVQKSMVKKIDVATRYYGASGNFAEDISLVHLETTFTLSTLVRPICMDWDNRYEREQLQSGKTGKAVGWGKNAAGVPSEELQEINLPFIPYQQCVSAVPEEFKGYVTADKFCAGYLNGSSLCEGDSGGGLCFQLDGLWYLRGIVSVSPVSQNTCDNHYYTAFTNVGRFREWIRAAYISAV; translated from the exons ATGCGGTGGGATACTTGCATCTCTGTTTTACTGGTCGCTGCAGCCGTCGCCGAGACATTGTGCA ATGACGTGGCGTCAGATCTACCCATCGAGAAACGCGAGAAAAGACAGCTTTCTCTAGGATCTCTGACGCAAACACTGGGAGGATCGAATCGCCgtaacagcaacagcaacagcaacagagGACGTACCAGGACTTCAGACCGAATGACCAATAGCGATTACAGAGATGAACAGAATACTCCAGATCTCCACGCAGGAGATAATGCTTCAGGGCGGCAGATACTCGGCGTGCAAGCCCGGCCGTTGAGCACCGGAACCTTGAACAACCTTGGTGGAACCATGGGGATATCGTTGGGCATCCAGACCGGCGGACTGGGAATTTCAGGCAACGTTTTAGGACTTGGCGGTGGAACACAGAACTCTGGGTCAGGCGGTGGAGGACAACAAAACTCGGCGCAAAATGATCCCTACAACAACAGGCCGAATTACCAGGCACGCCCGCAACCGAACGGAGGTCAAGGACCTCAGGGACCAGAGTCAGGTAGACCTCAACCCGGCGAAGGACGGCCGCCAGGACACCAAGGGCGGCCGGGCAATAATCCtccaggtctccaaggtgggAGACCACCGGGAAGACCCAACCAAGGATTTGGACCATCGGGAAGACCTGAGGATAGACCTGGGAGACCTGATCAAGGATTTGGGCCGCCAGGAGAACCTGGAGAACGACCTGGATCGTATAATAATGCGAGACCAGGGGAATCGAATggctttcaaaattcaagaccTGGCGATGGGGGATCGGGACAACCTGGTGGACGACCTGGGGAGAGACCTGGGGATTATCAAGGGTTCCAAAATGGAAGACCTGGTGACGAAACGCAAGGATTACAAGGAGgggaatataataataggcCTGGAGAATCGCAGGGTTTTCAAAATGGAAGACCTGACCAG GATAGAATTGAAACATCAGGGCAACGATTACGACCTGGTGAAGAAACTCAAGGTTATCAAAACAACAGGCCCGGTGGTGAGTCGCAAGGACAACGTGGGCAAAACGTTGACCAGCAACGTCCAGGGCAGCAGAATTATAATAGACCGATAACTGAGAACAGTGGTAACCAAAACTCAAGACCAGGACAAAACAACGCAGGGAGACCTGGAGAGACTACAAATAGCCAACAGAACAACGGAAATAATGCTCAACAGTCGGGGAGCCAAAACCGTGACGAAGATAGAATCAACCCTTACAATGCCGTATCCACCGAGTCACAACCGCAGTCAAACCAAGGacaagggaataaaaaatgtcg TGGAAACCAGTACACGTGTCAGAACCGAGAGTGCGTCCCGAGGAACGCCCGATGCAACGGCATCAACGAATGCCAAGATGGCTCCGATGAAAACAACTGCTACTCAGGACA AAACCGTCCAGACCAGGGTTCATCTAGCGATTACACCACAGCGGCACCAACCGGTTCGGCACACCCTAGTGCCACAAGTGGTTGCATTCTGCCGGAACAACCAACGGGAGGGCGGTATGAACTTGACTCATGCAAGAGACCATGTGTGCCCACCCCAGGATCTACAGTCGCCCTCAGCAGCTTCCTAACGTACAGCTGTAACGAGGGCTACAATCTGAAGGGCAACAATGTTTCTTTTTGTCATAACAAGGCGTGGTACCTGCCCCCAACTTGCGTCA aaaCTTGCTCACCGCTGAAATCGAACAGCGTCGATATTATCTGCAAGCTTGACGGTGCGATCGTTTCCTGCGAATCCAACATCTCGCCGGGTACCAAGGCTACATTAGCCTGCAAGCATTCCTACAAACTTCCACTCGCAGATGATCCTGTGTACAGGGATCTAACTTGCCTTGAAGAAGGAGTCTGGGACCGTACCCTGTTTCGTTGTCTGCCTG AATGCGGAACGGCAGTGGCACACGGAAATACTCTGATTGTCAACGGTTTTACGGCGAAACTTGGCGTTTTTCCTTGGCACGTTGGGATTTATCAGAGAACCTCGGCCGGATCTTACATGCAAATATGCGCCGGAACCTTGATCAGCCCTGTCCTCGTTATATCCG CTGCGCACTGTTTCTACGACGATACTGTCAACGAAGTGGAAGATGCTAGCAATTACGCTGTAGCAGCGGGTAAACATTACCGATCTTATAACGCGCATGAAAAGTACGTGCAGAAGtctatggtaaaaaaaattgatgttgcAACGAGGTACTACGGAGCCAGCGGGAATTTTGCCGAAGACATTTCTTTGGTGCATCTGGAGACCACGTTCACTTTGTCAACATTGGTCCGTCCGATTTGCATGGATTGGGACAACAGATACGAGAGAGAACAGCTCCAGAGTGGAAAAACTGGAAAG GCCGTGGGTTGGGGCAAAAACGCGGCAGGAGTTCCGAGCGAAGAGCTTCAAGAGATAAACTTGCCCTTTATCCCGTACCAACAATGTGTATCTGCAGTTCCAGAAGAGTTCAAGGGTTATGTCACAGCCGATAAATTTTGTGCTGGTTACTTGAACG gatCCAGTCTTTGCGAGGGTGACAGTGGCGGTGGATTATGTTTCCAACTCGATGGTCTCTGGTACCTGCGTGGTATCGTTAGCGTCAGCCCCGTGTCCCAAAACACGTGTGACAATCATTATTACACAGCGTTTACGAATGTTGGACGTTTCCGCGAGTGGATACGCGCTGCCTATATTAGTGCAGTATGA